From the genome of Methanofollis sp. UBA420:
CGATCGGAACCGACGAGAGAGTCGGTCACATGGACGGGAAACCCTGCAGGCGCCTTGTGATTTTTCTTCGGTCGACAGGGTGCGAATGGGTCCGGGAAAGTGGTGGGTGCACGATGTGCGGTTTTTACTGCAGCACCAACCAGGGGGTCAAGGTCTCGGACGAGGACTATATCAACCAGATCGAGCATGTCGCCGATACCGTGGATCTGAACGATTATCCGGTCGTCGCATTATACAATGACGGCAACTTCCTTGACGAGAGGGAGATCTCATGCGAAGCCCAGAAAAAGATCTCGTCCGTCCTCAACAGTTTTCCGGGCATCAGGAGAGTGGTCATCGAGTCCCGGATAAATGACGACTCCATTGAAATGGCACAGCGGATTAAAAAACATCTCCCGGATAAGGAACTGGAAATATTGTTCGGGTTCGAGTCGGCCAATCCCGAGGTCATGAACCTCTGCATCAACAAGGGCTTTACCGCCCGGAACTATGATCATTATCTTGCAAAGATGAATGGTTCTGGTGTGTCCTTCAAACCGCTTCTCCTGCTGAAACCCCCCTTCTTAACCGAGCAGGAGGCCATCTCCGATGTGGTTTCGACAGTGGGGTACCTGTATGCCCGAGGCATCCGCAGGGTGGACCTCGAGGTCACGACGGTCGAGAGGAACACGGTCGTTCACGAACTCTGGAAGAAGGGCCTCTACTCCCCGCCCATGTTATGGAGCGTTCTCGAAGTGATACGGCAGTATAAGGGGATGTACGGGGAGGGGATGGACATGTACATCAGTCCGTCCCAGTACTCGGTCCAGTCGCTGGACGTCGCCAGAAATTGCGGGACATGCGACAGGGAGATCCTTGAACGGATCGACATGCATAATCTGGATTTCAACACGGAGGTCTTTGACGGTCTCGACTGTGATTGCAAACATACCGGGTGGGCGGACAGGATGGGTGAGCAGAACCCGCGTGGCATCCCGGAGAGGGTGATGGGCCAGTTAAATCTGCTGGACACTCCCGATTAATATTTTAATGATTTTACATCGCTTTCAATACGAAAACCTGCCTTCCGAAGATGATTGTCGATGACACGATGGGAATACCGGTTCAGCGAAGGCGGGAAGAAAATACATTTATAGCATCACACGGACGTGACATCGATAGATCTAAGATTTCTGGGACGGAGAGCGCATGTATCTGGAACTATACCTGAATAATCCCTATTACCCATGGAAACAGGCAGAATCCGGGGGGTTCCGTTGCTATTACAAGGGGACATTTTTTCGGGGGACCGATGTCCTGTCTGATTCTGAGGTGGTCAGGGAAGTCATAGGGCAGGGTTCCGGCGTCCCTGAAGTCGACCGCCTCAGGGAGGTCGCGGCCAGAACCATCGGCGAGTTCTGCATCGTCATCGAAACGGACGCCCGCCTCTTCTGTATATCTGACCGGATACGGAGTGTCCCTCTCTTCTATGCCACAGTTCAGGACCGTATCATCGTCTCGGACGATGCGAACATCATCAGGTCTGCCCTGCACCCGGCACTGGACCCGGAGAGTGCAGCGGAGTTTCTGGTAACAGGGTATGTAACCGGCGAAGGCACGCTTTTTCAGGGCCTGAGGCAGACGAATGCGGGCGAGATCCTTGTCCTGGATAAGAGAACGGGATCGGTCCATACGACCCCCTACTATCGGTACCTCCATGGCGACTACTACCAGGAGGACGGGACAGCATTGATGAATGTCCTGGACGAGATCCTGTACAGGGCCTTCGAGAGGCTGATGGCATCCACTGCCGGGAGAGGGCAACAGATTGTCGTTCCTTTGAGCGGCGGACTCGATTCGCGGATCATCGCCGCAATGCTCCGAATTGTGGGGGCGAAAGATGTTGTCTGTTATAATTACGGGCACCCCATCAACAGGGAGAGCAGAGCAAGCCAAAAAGTGGCGGAGGCACTGGAGTACCCCTGGCATTTCATCGAGTACACGCAGGACGCCTGGGAAGAGTGCTACACATCCCCTGAGATGAGGACGTACCAGAAATATAGCGGAAACCTGGCGTCGCAACCTCATATCCAGGATTTTTTTGCCGTGCGTACGCTGAAAGCGGAGGGCATTGTTCAGGACAATGCGGTCTTTGTGCCGGGGCACGCGGGAGATATGCTCAGCGGGTCGCATATCCCGGCATCGTACCAAAAAGACGGGAACTATTCGCAGGAAAAAGTCATAGACGATCTTCTCACAAAACATTACTCCCTGCTGGGCTGGAACCACAATGGTCTTCGTTCTCTCTATTCACAGAAGATTGCACGGGGGTGCGGGGATATCAGGGTCCACGACAATGACTCCTGTGCAAACGCCCTTGAATATTTTGATTTCTACGAACGCCAGGCAAAGTTCATCGTAAACGCGGTTCGTGTGTACGAATTTTTCGGCTATTCCTGGAGTTTGCCCTTCTGGGATGCCGAGTTGATCGATTTTTACCTGCATGTGCCCCTGCACCACCGCATCGGACAGAAATTGTACAAGAGGTATGCCAGGGAGAGATTGTTTGTCGGAAAATATGAAGCCCTTCGCAAGATAGAGTGTACGAGCAGGTTTGAGACACCCCTGAACAACTTCCTCTCAGATGCGAGACACGGGCCGTCCTTCCTCATGCATCTCATCTGTACAGGGGGACAAAAAACATCATGGTACAACAAAATCCTTGCCATGCTGGAAGAAAACCGCCTGCCTCTTCCGGATGCGCTGATGAAGTACCCCTCCCTTGTCTCACTGGTCGGCCAGGAAAGTGCGGTCCCTGAAATCAGACTGAACGGCCTTATCATACAAAGCTATCTGAGTCTTATCATCCCTGACGACGGGATCCAGGGATCCTGCCCTGTGGCCGGAGAGGTTCGGATCGAGCAATAAATAGTGCGGAGACTCACTCCAGAAACATTCTTTTCAGGTGGCTCCATGAAAATGCTCCGGTGTATTTCAGGGTAATTCGACTCTGTTGATATCCTCGCAGAGAGCGATCGCGTAATCGCGTATTATAGAGTCCACAGTAAAATTCCTGTTCAGAAGTGCCAGTGACGAGGGTAAGCCCCCTTTCTCAAGTTCACGAGCGCTCGCTCCCCACACCCGGACAGAGGTGGAATAGCAACCATCCTCATCAGGATCCCTGTCTTATCTTTCCGGGGCCAATCCAGAATGAGAGATGAACAAAGGGATTCGAGAAAAACTCCAGACCGGCGGCGAGCAGATGAACACTATCTCCCGAGCAAAAAAAACAGGATGATGAGCCCTTTCAGGTACCCATGATCGCGGAAGAAAGTTTCAGATACGCGGACTTTTTCGTTACCCCGTAATAGGGGACGAGGTTCGGACTGAAATTCTGGGTAAACTCGGCGAGATAGGGAATATTTGCGGTCATCAGGTTCATCTCGCGGTATCCCCTCTCCTTGAACTCCCGGATGGCCTCGGAGAGAAGGAGGAAGGAGGCCCCGGAAGCCTTGGACTCGTGACTGGTTGCGGCAGCCCAGCGGTAGACCCTCCGGTTGTCGAAGAGATAGAAATCCCCACTGATCACGTCGCCGTCCGGGTTCTGCGCGGTGATCAGTTCGCAGTTGCCGCGTGCGTGGAAGGTCTCGAATATGCTGCGGAACAGGGGTTTCTGAAGGGGTGGCGCCATGCCCCTGTTCTGGAAAGTACGCTCGAAGAGTTTATAGAATGTGTCGATGTCTTCTGATTTTCGGATTACAATCCCGGTTTCTGTTCCTTTTTTCACATTCCTCTTTGCATTTCTCGACAAACTGACCGCGGCCGGGTCGATATAGTACGTATACAACACATTGGTCTGCCACCCTTCCCAGATGAAGCACCTGATATCTCTCCACTCCGGAGCGTTCACAATATGAAGGCTGTCAAAGTCCTCCGCATTCATATACCCGATCAGGGACCGTATCGCATCCTGCCGCCTCTGCTCGCGGGCACGGCCACTGCCCCCCTCCTGAGACAGAAAAACGATCCCGCCGTAGGGATTCATCGGCGGGATCGATGTTCCGATATGGAGGAGACCTCCGATCTGATAGAAAAAAAGAGGACAGCCCCCGATAAGTTTTCCCTCATCGAAACACCCGTAGATTTTATAGTCCATCCCCCGTGCACGGCTCATGACAGATAGCCACGGACTGGAATGGAATATCGAACCCTCAGGCGCAGATCTCACGACCGCGTCCCATGCAGGGAGTTCGTCCATGCCAAGACGCCGGACCGAGATGTCAGAGATACCTGGACCACCAATCATAAAGCTCCTTGCCCGATGTCATCCACGCACCTTCCTTTGAACAATAATCCAGCAGTTTTTTATACAGTTTCAGATAGTCCCCTGACATGCAGTTGTTATGCCAGAGGACATTGAGAACGCCGTGGCACTGCTTCACATTCTCAATAATCTGCCGGGTCAGCTCCCACGAGAGGTCCAGGTCAAGATGCATGTAGTAAAAGAGCGTCTTGTCCATGATCGCGAGAGGGATCTCAACGATGTCCATCGGCCGGTTATTCCTGAGATCAAACGGTTTGTACGGATAACACATCCCATTTCTGAAACCGGCGCAATCAGCAAATCCCATTGTCGAATCATACTGAAACCCGGCCTTTAAGAGATATTCCCAGGTATCAGGTACTTTAATTTTGAGATAGTGGTTCCGATAACCCACTATCGGTTCATTCAGCAATTTTTCCAGCCGTCTTTTTTTCTCCCTGATGTCCTCAGGATTATTATAGGTCTGGTGGCCGCCATGGAGGCCGACCTCATGTCCCTGGTCCACGATCATGCCCAGATCCGGCCCCAGATCTTCGATATCATAGGCATAATCCTCGCTTTCAGGGTCCAGAACAAGAAAGAAAAAGGTTGAACTGGCACCATAGGCCTGTTCCATCGCGATAATGTCCTGAAAATTGCACCAGGGCAACCTCTTCGTCTTCATCTGCACCAGGGACCGCTTCGCATCAGAGAAACGACCGTCGCGGAGGGCATTGAACGCTTTCACCCCTTTGCCATGGAGAGAACTGTACACTGTATCGATATCATGTGTCAGGCAGAGCGCGAACTGCCTGCCGTCAGGGTACTCAGGGCGGAAACCCCTGTCAAACAGATACCGTGAGGCAACCGGTTCGAAAATATTCCGGTTCTTGCTGAGATAGAAAGGAAAACGGTCATACCGGTCGCGGAAGCCGGGAGTATATTCTTCACTCCGTGTATAGAGGGCCCAGACTTCAGGATCTTCTCTGAGTATTCCCAGCATGAATCAGATATCCCTCGCATTATCCCCAAAATACGACACTACCTTTTCCAGGGAACAGTTTGAGACGTAGGTATTCGGATCAGATATATATAAGTTTCCCAGCCCTCTGGTCGATTCCCTGACGAGTGTGCCCGGATCCGGTGTGCACTCCATAATGGCGATTCACAGGCTATTCTCCCATGACTGAGATTATTTCTCACCTTTCCCTGCCCTCTGGATGGGCAGGCTGGACAGCCACACCGACCTCATTCCCATGAGGTTTTCACGACTAGTGGCCAGTCAAGAATGAAAGGTCGCCAACACGATGTAATTGAACGAGATCTCTCTCTCCTCATATGAAGAGAACTGAGGGAACGACATTATCCTCTTCATGATCCACCCTCTCCTTCCCGGCCCAATCACAATCCAGACCCACCCATGGTGATGATAGGGGCGGGGCGGCGACGAAGCGGTGATCCCCCTCGCCGCCTCGCCGTGAAGAGCGTGATCAGTGGCCCCCCGGTTAGACATTTGGGGGTTGACACGACACTAGCATCACTGTTCTCGTCTCCGGGTCTTCTCCGCGTCCGTGAGAAACGCTCTCATCGTGCAGGGGTCGTCCGATGCAAAGCCGTCGGCACCGGCGTCCTGTGCCGCCAGAACATCGTCTCCTGTATTCAGCACCCAAGGGATCACGATGAGGCCCAGTCAATGTGCCGGGTCAACGAGAGAGGAGGTAAGGAGGTCTTTCCTGGGGAGGATCGCATCAGCACGGACAGAAACGGCGAACGAGAGGGGATCCCCCCCGCATCGCGAGAAGATGAAACCTGTCCTGACACCGGGCAGGAGGTCCTTCACTTTTCTGATGCTTTCTTCATGGAATGATACGACAAAGAGTTTTTCAGGATCATATCCGCTCAGCACGCGGCAGACCGTCTCCTCACTCCCTTTCTCCTTGATCTCGACAAACAGGCCACATCGCCCGGTGACCAGAGAGACGATCTCCTGAAGAGTCGGGATTTTTTCTCCGTCTCCGGCGTCGAGCATCTTCAGTTCGGAGAGCAGGTACGTGCATACGGCCCCGCTGCCATCGGTCGTCCGGTCGAGAGTGGCGTCGTCCATGACGACGGGCACGCCGTCACGGCTCAGACGGATATCGACCTCGACATAATCGGCGCATGCCATGCCGATCTCCAGTGCACGCAGGGTGTTCTCCGGGGCCGACGCTCTGGCCCCCCGGTGACCGACGATGAACATGGCGCAGAATGAGGTTGTGGCCAGATAAATGTGCCGGGGAAGCGCCCGGCACCTATTTATTGCCGGGGATTGTGATGCAGGTGGAGGGGGACAGTGCATGAAGGAGTACGACCTCATCGCTATCGGCACAGGTTCGGCGATGCCCATCGTGGACGCGGTCCTGCAGGAGAACCCGGACACCCGCATCGCAATCATCGACAGGGACGAACCCGGCGGGATATGCCTGACACGGGGGTGCATCCCCTCGAAGATGCTGTTGTACCCGGCAGAACTGGTCAGGGAGATCGAGAGGGCGACCGCCTTCGGCATCGACGCGAGTCTGAAGGGCATCGACTTTCGGCGGGTCATGGAGAGAATGCGGGAGACAGTCGACCGCGATGTCGTGGCGATCAGGAAGGCGCTCGAAGAGTCGCCGGGTGTCGATTATTATCGTGCGATCGCTTCTTTCACCGCCCCGTACACCCTCACGGTGGACGGGACCGAGGTCCATGCGAAAAAGATCCTCCTCTGCACCGGTTCGAGGCCCGGCATCCCGCCAGTGGCGGGGCTTGAATGGGTGCCCTACCTGACAAGCGACACTCTCCTCGGCCTGGACACGCTCCCGCCGACGGTGGCGATCATCGGCGGGGGATACATCGCCGCGGAGTACGGCCACTTCCTCGCCGCCATGGGTTCAAAGGTCACGGTCATCGGGAGAAACCCGCAGTTCATCCCAGAGGAAGAACCCGAGGTCTCGGCACTGGCACGCAAAGTGCTCGGAGAGCACCTCACCATCGTCACCGACCAGGAGGTCAGGAGCGCAGAGAACCGCCCCGGCGGGAAGGTCGGGCTTGTCGCAAGGGACCGGGGCACCGGAGAGGAGACCGAGTACGTCGCCGACACCGTGCTCGTGGCCTCAGGGCGGAGCTCGAACACCGACATCCTCCACCCGGAGAGAGGGGGCGTCATGACCGACGCCCGCGGCTGGATCGAGGTCGACGATCACCTCCAGACGTCGCAGCCCGGCGTCTGGGCGCTCGGCGACGCAAACGGGAAGTACCTCTTCAAACACGTGGCGAACTACGAGGCGCGGATCGTGTATTTCAATGCCGTCCTCGGCGAGCGCGTCAGGGCCGACTACAGGGTCGTCCCGCATGCGGTCTTCACCTGGCCGGAGATAGCCGCGGTCGGCATGAAGGAGAGAGAGGCCGTCGAGGCGTACGGGGCCGACGGTATCTCCATCGGTTTCCAGCGGTACCAGGACACGGCAAAGGGGGAGGCGATGGGAGTCCGCGATGGTTTCGTCAAGGTGATCGTCGAGAACAGAAGCGGCCATGTCCTCGGCGCCCACATCATCGGGCCTTCTGCGTCGGTCCTCATCCAGGAGGTCGTCACCCTGATGTACACGGACCTGAATGCCAGAGCCCTCGTCCTCGCGAGCATGCACATTCATCCTGCCCTCAGCGAGGTCGTCCAGAGAGCATTCTCGTCTCTCATGAGTCCTGCGAAGTATCGTCGGCTTCTGGATGATTACGGGCTTTCGGCACAATAAAAGGATAGAAAAAAGGGGGAGGGGACTCACTCCATCTTGTACTTCTGGATGAGTTCCTGCCTGTAGGGGTCGTTCATGAACTTCTCAAGGCCGTCGTTGATCGTGGCGAGGAGTTCGTTGTCCCCCTTCCGGACCGCGATACCGAACTGTTCGCCGGTCTCAACGGACCCGATTTTCTGGAGTTTCTTGCCGGCGATGACGTCGTTGATCACGGTGCTGTCGAACATCACTGCATCGATGTTGCCGTTCTCAAGGTCGGTCACCGCATTGGCGATGTTGTCATGGTGCTTGAGGTTTTTCTTGTCCATGAGGCCCTTCTGGACGAGGTTTTCGTCGATCCAGATCTCGGCGGTGGTGCCGCGCTGGGTGCCGAGGGTCGCCGTGCCGGCAAGGACGTCGTCCATTGTCAGGGTCGACCCCTCGCGCACGATGACGGTCTGGTTGACGGTCCAGTATGGGACAGAGAAGTTCACCTGTTCCAGCCTCTCCGGCGTGATGGTCATGCCCGAGTGGACCAGATCGATGTTTTTGCCATTCAGGGCAGGGACCAGGCTGTCAAAGGCGATCTGCTTGAATTCGACATTGAATCCCTCTTTTTCCGCGATCCAGAGCATGGTTTCGGTGTCGAACCCGGTCGGCTTGCCGTCCTTACCCATGATGGAGAACGGCGGATAGGGGGCGTCAATTCCCACGACATAGGTCGGTTTTTCCTCTGCACCGGACTGTGCAGGGGTCTTGGAGTCGCTTCCGGTGCAACCCGCAAATGCCACACAGCACACTGCAATGCAGAGCACAAGTGCGGTCAGAATTTTTTGAGACATCAGAATGGTGTTTGAATGTAAAGGTAATATCTTTTATTAATTGTACCAGATGCATACAATGCAGGGCATGCATTGATATCTGAAAATATGGCCTGAAAATACCAGACATCTGATGCTGGTGCGAGGGGGTGAATATATAGGGGGAGACCGCCACCCTATCCACCGATGCGGACAAGCCACCAGATCCTCCTCAGACTCCTTCATGATCCTGCCTACGACTTTGCGGCGGTAGCGGTCGTCTTCATCGATCGCGGGGCCCCCGGCGACCGCTCACAGATCGACGGCAGGGAGATCGCGGCGATCGAAGGGGCGCATATGGTGGTTGAAACGGACAGGGGGCAGAAGTATATCCCCATCCACCGGGTGCTCAGGATCCTCTATCAGGGTGAGGCGGTCTGGGAAAGGGAGGGGTTCAAGCCCTGGGAAGAAGAGGTATAATCCGGATCATATCTCCGTTCAGGATTTGATAGACTCATGCCGCATAAAAAATCTATATATTCGACGGCAGCAAGGTACCGACGATGCAGACCCTCGTCGCCTTCGCGCTGATCCTCGTCCTCATCTCCCTTGCGACGGTGAGATATCGCCTCAACCCCTTTGTAACGCTCTTCTCGGCAGCTGTGGTGTATGGCGTCCTTGCCGGCGTCCCGGCAGAGTCCGTCGTCGGCATCGCGGCCGAGGGGGCCGGGAAGATCTTCGCCCTCCTTGGCGTGGTCGTTTTTGCCGGATCTGTCATCGCGAAGGTGCTCGAAAAGGGGAGGTTCCAGGAACGTATCTTCAGCGACCTCAGATCCTTTACCCATCGGCCCGCGTTGACCGGGGGGATTGCCGGGTTCATCCTCGCGGTGCCGTTCATGTGCTGCATCACTGCCTTCATCGTGATCTCTCCCCTCCTTTCCTGTTTTTCCGATAAGAAGAAGGCCATCTACGGCGCAGCCATCGGGAGCACCCTCTCCTTCTCCCTCATCTACCCGACGCCGGTAACGATCGCCGCCGCGTCGGCGGCCCAGGGTTTTTCGGCAGGGGAGTACATGGCCGTCGCCCTCCCCCTCTCTGTCGTCCTTCTGGTCGCTGTCAGTATGGGGATCGGACGACAGAGGAGTACCGCCGAGGCCGCTGAGCAGGTCTGCGCACCTGAGACAGGGCGGCGGGCATGGATACCCCTCCTCCTCCCCCTTGCCCTGACCGCGGCGGCGGTCGTCTGGCCTGTCTTTGGAAAAGGGTCGATCTCGGCCGCGCTGCTTGTCGGGATGGCCGTCGCCCTCCTCGTCCTCGCGCCCGACCTGCGGTACGCCGCCCTCAAAGACGGGACAAAACACGCCGGCGTGATCATCTACGATCTCTGCGGTGCCGGCGCACTTGGGGCGACGATCATGGCGAGCACCTTCGCCACCGACGCCTTCACCCTCTTCGGGGACGCAGTCCCGGCCGTGCTGGTGCCCTTCCTCCTCGGCGTCCTCCTCCAGGCGGCGCAGGGGTCGCGGGTGGTGACGGCCGTGATCACCGCGACCATGATCCTCTCGTCAGACTATGCGACAGCGATCGGTCAGGTCCCCCTCATGCTGATGATCGCGGCAGGAACCCTCTCTGTCTCGGCCTTCAGCGATCCCTTCTTCTGGGTGGTCAGGAACGCAAGCGGTGATTCCGTCCCCGCGGTGCTCTGGCGGTACGCCCTCCCCCTCTCGGCGGCAAGTTTTGTCATTGCCATGGTCGCCGTGATCATCGAGATGGCGGTCTGAAGAGAAGAGACGAAAAAAAGAGTTCAGGGGGTGGCCGGGACCTGGTGGGTGAAGGAGGGGATCTCCGCAACGTCCCTGAGGGTCTTGTTCCTCCCGTCGGCAAAGGTGATCTCGGTCACTGCAGGGGAGAAGTCGGCCTGTACCAGCGGCGCAAACCAGTAATCGTTCAGCGCTTTCTCCGCCTCTTCGAGATGGAGCGCCGGTGTCGTATAGACTGTTGCATTGTCGACCCGGGAGACGCGGGCAAATTTCTCTGCCCTGAAGGAGGCTGACTGATCGCTCACCGCGACAGATTCGACCTCAGACCCGGAGTACTTTTCCAGTGCCTTTCTAAACTCTTCATTCGGGTCCGCGATCTTGAGAAAGACCGCGATATTTTCGAGCCAGGTGAGGGAATAGTCGAAGGTGACCGTTGCGTCACCGTCTTCTTCAACATCTATCGTGAGTTTTTCGGCGGTAAAGGCACCGGCAGGCATCACGATCACGCCGATGAGGAGAAGGGAGAGAATACCGCCAAGCATCCTTTTTTTGTTGATAAACATTTCTATGGTTCACCACCGGAGTACAATTATAATTATTGAATTATAAAGCTGCCGGGTTCCCTCCTCAGGATTGAAGGGCAGAGAGATCTCAGTACCGCTTCGGA
Proteins encoded in this window:
- a CDS encoding DUF504 domain-containing protein is translated as MRTSHQILLRLLHDPAYDFAAVAVVFIDRGAPGDRSQIDGREIAAIEGAHMVVETDRGQKYIPIHRVLRILYQGEAVWEREGFKPWEEEV
- a CDS encoding polysaccharide deacetylase family protein encodes the protein MLGILREDPEVWALYTRSEEYTPGFRDRYDRFPFYLSKNRNIFEPVASRYLFDRGFRPEYPDGRQFALCLTHDIDTVYSSLHGKGVKAFNALRDGRFSDAKRSLVQMKTKRLPWCNFQDIIAMEQAYGASSTFFFLVLDPESEDYAYDIEDLGPDLGMIVDQGHEVGLHGGHQTYNNPEDIREKKRRLEKLLNEPIVGYRNHYLKIKVPDTWEYLLKAGFQYDSTMGFADCAGFRNGMCYPYKPFDLRNNRPMDIVEIPLAIMDKTLFYYMHLDLDLSWELTRQIIENVKQCHGVLNVLWHNNCMSGDYLKLYKKLLDYCSKEGAWMTSGKELYDWWSRYL
- a CDS encoding glycerophosphodiester phosphodiesterase, which translates into the protein MFIVGHRGARASAPENTLRALEIGMACADYVEVDIRLSRDGVPVVMDDATLDRTTDGSGAVCTYLLSELKMLDAGDGEKIPTLQEIVSLVTGRCGLFVEIKEKGSEETVCRVLSGYDPEKLFVVSFHEESIRKVKDLLPGVRTGFIFSRCGGDPLSFAVSVRADAILPRKDLLTSSLVDPAH
- a CDS encoding dihydrolipoyl dehydrogenase, with the protein product MKEYDLIAIGTGSAMPIVDAVLQENPDTRIAIIDRDEPGGICLTRGCIPSKMLLYPAELVREIERATAFGIDASLKGIDFRRVMERMRETVDRDVVAIRKALEESPGVDYYRAIASFTAPYTLTVDGTEVHAKKILLCTGSRPGIPPVAGLEWVPYLTSDTLLGLDTLPPTVAIIGGGYIAAEYGHFLAAMGSKVTVIGRNPQFIPEEEPEVSALARKVLGEHLTIVTDQEVRSAENRPGGKVGLVARDRGTGEETEYVADTVLVASGRSSNTDILHPERGGVMTDARGWIEVDDHLQTSQPGVWALGDANGKYLFKHVANYEARIVYFNAVLGERVRADYRVVPHAVFTWPEIAAVGMKEREAVEAYGADGISIGFQRYQDTAKGEAMGVRDGFVKVIVENRSGHVLGAHIIGPSASVLIQEVVTLMYTDLNARALVLASMHIHPALSEVVQRAFSSLMSPAKYRRLLDDYGLSAQ
- a CDS encoding transporter substrate-binding domain-containing protein translates to MAFAGCTGSDSKTPAQSGAEEKPTYVVGIDAPYPPFSIMGKDGKPTGFDTETMLWIAEKEGFNVEFKQIAFDSLVPALNGKNIDLVHSGMTITPERLEQVNFSVPYWTVNQTVIVREGSTLTMDDVLAGTATLGTQRGTTAEIWIDENLVQKGLMDKKNLKHHDNIANAVTDLENGNIDAVMFDSTVINDVIAGKKLQKIGSVETGEQFGIAVRKGDNELLATINDGLEKFMNDPYRQELIQKYKME
- a CDS encoding asparagine synthetase B family protein; this encodes MVREVIGQGSGVPEVDRLREVAARTIGEFCIVIETDARLFCISDRIRSVPLFYATVQDRIIVSDDANIIRSALHPALDPESAAEFLVTGYVTGEGTLFQGLRQTNAGEILVLDKRTGSVHTTPYYRYLHGDYYQEDGTALMNVLDEILYRAFERLMASTAGRGQQIVVPLSGGLDSRIIAAMLRIVGAKDVVCYNYGHPINRESRASQKVAEALEYPWHFIEYTQDAWEECYTSPEMRTYQKYSGNLASQPHIQDFFAVRTLKAEGIVQDNAVFVPGHAGDMLSGSHIPASYQKDGNYSQEKVIDDLLTKHYSLLGWNHNGLRSLYSQKIARGCGDIRVHDNDSCANALEYFDFYERQAKFIVNAVRVYEFFGYSWSLPFWDAELIDFYLHVPLHHRIGQKLYKRYARERLFVGKYEALRKIECTSRFETPLNNFLSDARHGPSFLMHLICTGGQKTSWYNKILAMLEENRLPLPDALMKYPSLVSLVGQESAVPEIRLNGLIIQSYLSLIIPDDGIQGSCPVAGEVRIEQ
- a CDS encoding GNAT family N-acetyltransferase, yielding MNAEDFDSLHIVNAPEWRDIRCFIWEGWQTNVLYTYYIDPAAVSLSRNAKRNVKKGTETGIVIRKSEDIDTFYKLFERTFQNRGMAPPLQKPLFRSIFETFHARGNCELITAQNPDGDVISGDFYLFDNRRVYRWAAATSHESKASGASFLLLSEAIREFKERGYREMNLMTANIPYLAEFTQNFSPNLVPYYGVTKKSAYLKLSSAIMGT